The following coding sequences lie in one Mus musculus strain C57BL/6J chromosome 11, GRCm38.p6 C57BL/6J genomic window:
- the Pld2 gene encoding phospholipase D2 isoform X1 — MTVTQKNLFPYGDYLNSSQLHMEPDEVDTLREGEDPADRMHPYLAIYDLQPLKAHPLVFAPGVPVIAQVVGTERYTSGSKVGTCTLYSVRLTHGDFTWTTKKKFRHFQELHRDLQRHKVLMSLLPLARFAVTHSPAREAAAEDIPSLPRGGSEGSARHTASKQKYLENYLNRLLTMSFYRNYHAMTEFLEVSQLSFIPDLGSKGLEGVIRKRSGGHRVPGFTFCGRDQVCYRWSKRWLVVKDSFLLYMRPETGAISFVQLFDPGFEVQVGKRSTETRYGVRIDTSHRSLILKCSSYRQARWWGQEITELAQGSGRDFLQLHQHDSYAPPRPGTLARWFVNGAGYFAAVADAILRAQEEIFITDWWLSPEIYLKRPAHSDDWRLDIMLKRKAEEGVRVSILLFKEVELALGINSGYSKRTLMLLHPNIKVMRHPDLVTLWAHHEKLLVVDQVVAFLGGLDLAFGRWDDVQYRLTDLGDPSEPVHLQTPTLGSDPAATPDLSHNQFFWLGKDYSNLITKDWVQLDRPFEDFIDRETTPRMPWRDVGVVVHGVAARDLARHFIQRWNFTKTTKARYKTPLYPYLLPKSTSTANNLPFMIPGGQCATVQVLRSVDRWSAGTLENSILNAYLHTIRESQHFLYIENQFFISCSDGRTVLNKVGDEIVDRILKAHEQGQCFRVYLLLPLLPGFEGDISTGGGNSIQAILHFTYRTLCRGEHSILHRLKAAMGTAWRDYMSICGLRTHGELGGHPISELIYIHSKMLIADDRTVIIGSANINDRSLLGKRDSELAILIKDTEMEPSLMDGVEYQAGRFALSLRKHCFSVILGANTWPDLDLRDPVCDDFFQLWQETAENNATIYEQIFRCLPSNATRSLRALREYVAVESLATVSPSLAQSELAHIQGHLVHFPLKFLEDESLLPPLGSKEGMIPLEVWT; from the exons ATGACTGTAACCCAGAAGAACCTCTTTCCCTATGGGGACTATCTGAACTCCAGCCAGTTGCACATGGAGCCAGATGAGGTTGACACTCTGAGGGAAGGAGAGGATCCAG CTGATCGAATGCATCCCTATCTGGCCATCTATGACCTTCAGCCTCTGAAAGCACACCCCTTGGTGTTCGCCCCTGGGGTCCCTGTTATAGCCCAGGTGGTGGGCACCGAAAGATACACCAGCGGATCCAAG GTGGGAACCTGTACTCTATATTCTGTTCGCTTGACGCATGGTGACTTTACCTGGACAACCAAGAAGAAGTTCCGACACTTTCAGGAGCTGCATCGGGACCTCCAGAGACACAAAGTCTTGATGAGTCTGCTCCCTTTGGCTCG CTTTGCTGTGACCCATTCTCCAGCCCGAGAGGCAGCCGCCGAGGATATACCCTCCCTACCCCGAGGAGGTTCTGAGGGCTCTGCCAGACACACAGCCAGCAAACAG AAATACTTGGAAAATTACCTCAACCGCCTCCTGACCATGTCTTTCTATCGCAATTACCACGCCATG ACAGAATTTCTGGAAGTCAGTCAACTTTCCTTTATCCCAGACCTTGGCTCCAAAGGACT GGAAGGGGTGATCCGGAAGCGCTCGGGCGGGCATCGAGTTCCCGGCTTCACCTTCTGTGGCCGAGACCAAGTTTGTTATCGATGGTCCAAGAG GTGGCTGGTGGTGAAGGACTCCTTCCTGCTGTACATGCGCCCGGAGACCGGCGCCATCTCATTTGTTCAGCTTTTTGACCCTGGCTTTGAGGTCCAGGTCGGAAAAAGGAGCACAGAGACGCGGTATGGGGTGAGGATCGACACCTCCCACAG GTCCCTGATTCTCAAATGCAGCAGCTACCGGCAGGCACGGTGGTGGGGCCAGGAGATCACGGAGCTGGCACAGGGTTCGGGCAGAGATTTTCTACAGCTACATCAGCATGACAGCTATGCCCCACCCCGGCCCGGCACCCTGGCCCGGTG GTTTGTGAATGGGGCAGGTTACTTTGCTGCTGTGGCAGATGCCATCCTGCGAGCTCAAGAGGAGATTTTCATCACAGACTGGTG GTTGAGTCCTGAAATTTACCTGAAGCGTCCAGCCCATTCCGACGACTGGAGACTGGACATTATGCTCAAGAGGAAGGCG GAAGAAGGTGTCCGagtttccatactgctgtttaagGAAGTGGAGCTGGCCTTGGGCATCAACAGTGGCTACAGCAAGAGGACGCTGATGCTGCTGCATCCCAACATAAAG GTGATGCGACACCCAGACCTTGTGACACTGTGGGCTCATCACGAGAAGCTCCTGGTGGTAGACCAAGTGGTGGCATTCTTGGGCGGGCTGGACCTGGCCTTCGGCCGCTGGGATGACGTGCAATACCGACTGACTGACCTGGGTGACCCCTCTGAACCTGTACATTTACAG ACTCCCACACTAGGTTCAGACCCTGCAGCCACTCCAGACCTCTCGCATAACCAATTCTTCTGGCTGGGAAAGGACTACAGCAACCTCATCACCAAGGACTGGGTGCAGCTGGACCGGCCTTTTGAAG ATTTCATCGACAGGGAGACCACACCCAGgatgccatggagggatgttggaGTGGTTGTACACGGAGTAGCTGCCAGGGACCTTGCCCGGCACTTCATCCAGCGCTGGAATTTCACCAAG ACCACCAAGGCCAGGTATAAGACACCTTTGTACCCCTACCTGCTGCCCAAGTCCACCAGCACTGCAAACAATCTCCCCTTCATGATCCCAGGCGGGCAGTGTGCCACTGTGCAG GTCTTGAGGTCTGTGGATCGATGGTCAGCAGGGACATTGGAGAACTCCATCCTCAATGCCTACCTACATACCATTCGAGAGAGCCAGCACTTTCTCTACATTGAG AATCAGTTCTTCATTAGCTGCTCAGATGGGCGAACAGTTCTGAACAAGGTGGGCGATGAGATTGTGGACAGAATCCTGAAGGCTCACGA ACAGGGGCAGTGTTTCCGAGTCTACTTGCTTCTGCCTTTGCTCCCTGGCTTTGAGGGGGACATCTCCACAGGGGGTGGTAACTCCATCCAGGCTATTCTGCACTTCACCTACAG gaCCCTGTGTCGTGGGGAACATTCAATCCTACATCGTCTCAAAGCAGCCA TGGGGACTGCGTGGCGAGATTACATGTCCATCTGTGGGCTTCGCACCCATGGAGAGCTGGGCGGGCACCCAATCTCTGAGCTCATCTATATCCACAGCAAGATGCTCATTGCGGATGACAGAACAGTCATCATTG GTTCTGCGAACATCAATGACAGGAGCTTGCTGGGGAAGCGTGACAGTGAGCTAGCCATCCTGATCAAGGACACAGAAATGGAACCATCCCTCATGGATGGGGTGGAGTACCAGGCAGGCAGATTTGCCTTGAGTTTGCGGAAGCACTGTTTCAG TGTGATTCTTGGGGCAAATACCTGGCCAGACCTGGATCTCCGAGACCCTGTCTGTGATGACTTCTTCCAGCTGTGGCAAGAAACAGCGGAGAACAATGCCACCATCTATGAGCAG ATCTTCCGCTGCCTGCCGTCCAATGCTACCCGTTCCCTGCGGGCTCTCCGGGAGTATGTGGCTGTGGAGTCCTTGGCTACAGTCAGCCCTTCTTTGGCTCAGTCTGAGCTTGCCCACATCCAGGGCCACCTAGTTCACTTCCCCCTCAAGTTTCTGGAGGACGAGTCCTTGTTGCCCCCACTGGGGAGTAAAGAAGGGATGATACCTTTAGAAGTGTGGACATAG
- the Pld2 gene encoding phospholipase D2 isoform X2, with protein MTVTQKNLFPYGDYLNSSQLHMEPDEVDTLREGEDPADRMHPYLAIYDLQPLKAHPLVFAPGVPVIAQVVGTERYTSGSKVGTCTLYSVRLTHGDFTWTTKKKFRHFQELHRDLQRHKVLMSLLPLARFAVTHSPAREAAAEDIPSLPRGGSEGSARHTASKQKYLENYLNRLLTMSFYRNYHAMTEFLEVSQLSFIPDLGSKGLEGVIRKRSGGHRVPGFTFCGRDQVCYRWSKRWLVVKDSFLLYMRPETGAISFVQLFDPGFEVQVGKRSTETRYGVRIDTSHRTFWLLTPLTSLAWTPPRFVNGAGYFAAVADAILRAQEEIFITDWWLSPEIYLKRPAHSDDWRLDIMLKRKAEEGVRVSILLFKEVELALGINSGYSKRTLMLLHPNIKVMRHPDLVTLWAHHEKLLVVDQVVAFLGGLDLAFGRWDDVQYRLTDLGDPSEPVHLQTPTLGSDPAATPDLSHNQFFWLGKDYSNLITKDWVQLDRPFEDFIDRETTPRMPWRDVGVVVHGVAARDLARHFIQRWNFTKTTKARYKTPLYPYLLPKSTSTANNLPFMIPGGQCATVQVLRSVDRWSAGTLENSILNAYLHTIRESQHFLYIENQFFISCSDGRTVLNKVGDEIVDRILKAHEQGQCFRVYLLLPLLPGFEGDISTGGGNSIQAILHFTYRTLCRGEHSILHRLKAAMGTAWRDYMSICGLRTHGELGGHPISELIYIHSKMLIADDRTVIIGSANINDRSLLGKRDSELAILIKDTEMEPSLMDGVEYQAGRFALSLRKHCFSVILGANTWPDLDLRDPVCDDFFQLWQETAENNATIYEQIFRCLPSNATRSLRALREYVAVESLATVSPSLAQSELAHIQGHLVHFPLKFLEDESLLPPLGSKEGMIPLEVWT; from the exons ATGACTGTAACCCAGAAGAACCTCTTTCCCTATGGGGACTATCTGAACTCCAGCCAGTTGCACATGGAGCCAGATGAGGTTGACACTCTGAGGGAAGGAGAGGATCCAG CTGATCGAATGCATCCCTATCTGGCCATCTATGACCTTCAGCCTCTGAAAGCACACCCCTTGGTGTTCGCCCCTGGGGTCCCTGTTATAGCCCAGGTGGTGGGCACCGAAAGATACACCAGCGGATCCAAG GTGGGAACCTGTACTCTATATTCTGTTCGCTTGACGCATGGTGACTTTACCTGGACAACCAAGAAGAAGTTCCGACACTTTCAGGAGCTGCATCGGGACCTCCAGAGACACAAAGTCTTGATGAGTCTGCTCCCTTTGGCTCG CTTTGCTGTGACCCATTCTCCAGCCCGAGAGGCAGCCGCCGAGGATATACCCTCCCTACCCCGAGGAGGTTCTGAGGGCTCTGCCAGACACACAGCCAGCAAACAG AAATACTTGGAAAATTACCTCAACCGCCTCCTGACCATGTCTTTCTATCGCAATTACCACGCCATG ACAGAATTTCTGGAAGTCAGTCAACTTTCCTTTATCCCAGACCTTGGCTCCAAAGGACT GGAAGGGGTGATCCGGAAGCGCTCGGGCGGGCATCGAGTTCCCGGCTTCACCTTCTGTGGCCGAGACCAAGTTTGTTATCGATGGTCCAAGAG GTGGCTGGTGGTGAAGGACTCCTTCCTGCTGTACATGCGCCCGGAGACCGGCGCCATCTCATTTGTTCAGCTTTTTGACCCTGGCTTTGAGGTCCAGGTCGGAAAAAGGAGCACAGAGACGCGGTATGGGGTGAGGATCGACACCTCCCACAG AACTTTCTGGCTTCTGACTCCCCTGACCTCCTTGGCTTGGACTCCCCCCAGGTTTGTGAATGGGGCAGGTTACTTTGCTGCTGTGGCAGATGCCATCCTGCGAGCTCAAGAGGAGATTTTCATCACAGACTGGTG GTTGAGTCCTGAAATTTACCTGAAGCGTCCAGCCCATTCCGACGACTGGAGACTGGACATTATGCTCAAGAGGAAGGCG GAAGAAGGTGTCCGagtttccatactgctgtttaagGAAGTGGAGCTGGCCTTGGGCATCAACAGTGGCTACAGCAAGAGGACGCTGATGCTGCTGCATCCCAACATAAAG GTGATGCGACACCCAGACCTTGTGACACTGTGGGCTCATCACGAGAAGCTCCTGGTGGTAGACCAAGTGGTGGCATTCTTGGGCGGGCTGGACCTGGCCTTCGGCCGCTGGGATGACGTGCAATACCGACTGACTGACCTGGGTGACCCCTCTGAACCTGTACATTTACAG ACTCCCACACTAGGTTCAGACCCTGCAGCCACTCCAGACCTCTCGCATAACCAATTCTTCTGGCTGGGAAAGGACTACAGCAACCTCATCACCAAGGACTGGGTGCAGCTGGACCGGCCTTTTGAAG ATTTCATCGACAGGGAGACCACACCCAGgatgccatggagggatgttggaGTGGTTGTACACGGAGTAGCTGCCAGGGACCTTGCCCGGCACTTCATCCAGCGCTGGAATTTCACCAAG ACCACCAAGGCCAGGTATAAGACACCTTTGTACCCCTACCTGCTGCCCAAGTCCACCAGCACTGCAAACAATCTCCCCTTCATGATCCCAGGCGGGCAGTGTGCCACTGTGCAG GTCTTGAGGTCTGTGGATCGATGGTCAGCAGGGACATTGGAGAACTCCATCCTCAATGCCTACCTACATACCATTCGAGAGAGCCAGCACTTTCTCTACATTGAG AATCAGTTCTTCATTAGCTGCTCAGATGGGCGAACAGTTCTGAACAAGGTGGGCGATGAGATTGTGGACAGAATCCTGAAGGCTCACGA ACAGGGGCAGTGTTTCCGAGTCTACTTGCTTCTGCCTTTGCTCCCTGGCTTTGAGGGGGACATCTCCACAGGGGGTGGTAACTCCATCCAGGCTATTCTGCACTTCACCTACAG gaCCCTGTGTCGTGGGGAACATTCAATCCTACATCGTCTCAAAGCAGCCA TGGGGACTGCGTGGCGAGATTACATGTCCATCTGTGGGCTTCGCACCCATGGAGAGCTGGGCGGGCACCCAATCTCTGAGCTCATCTATATCCACAGCAAGATGCTCATTGCGGATGACAGAACAGTCATCATTG GTTCTGCGAACATCAATGACAGGAGCTTGCTGGGGAAGCGTGACAGTGAGCTAGCCATCCTGATCAAGGACACAGAAATGGAACCATCCCTCATGGATGGGGTGGAGTACCAGGCAGGCAGATTTGCCTTGAGTTTGCGGAAGCACTGTTTCAG TGTGATTCTTGGGGCAAATACCTGGCCAGACCTGGATCTCCGAGACCCTGTCTGTGATGACTTCTTCCAGCTGTGGCAAGAAACAGCGGAGAACAATGCCACCATCTATGAGCAG ATCTTCCGCTGCCTGCCGTCCAATGCTACCCGTTCCCTGCGGGCTCTCCGGGAGTATGTGGCTGTGGAGTCCTTGGCTACAGTCAGCCCTTCTTTGGCTCAGTCTGAGCTTGCCCACATCCAGGGCCACCTAGTTCACTTCCCCCTCAAGTTTCTGGAGGACGAGTCCTTGTTGCCCCCACTGGGGAGTAAAGAAGGGATGATACCTTTAGAAGTGTGGACATAG
- the Pld2 gene encoding phospholipase D2 isoform X4 → MTVTQKNLFPYGDYLNSSQLHMEPDEVDTLREGEDPADRMHPYLAIYDLQPLKAHPLVFAPGVPVIAQVVGTERYTSGSKVGTCTLYSVRLTHGDFTWTTKKKFRHFQELHRDLQRHKVLMSLLPLARFAVTHSPAREAAAEDIPSLPRGGSEGSARHTASKQKYLENYLNRLLTMSFYRNYHAMTEFLEVSQLSFIPDLGSKGLEGVIRKRSGGHRVPGFTFCGRDQVCYRWSKRWLVVKDSFLLYMRPETGAISFVQLFDPGFEVQVGKRSTETRYGVRIDTSHRFVNGAGYFAAVADAILRAQEEIFITDWWLSPEIYLKRPAHSDDWRLDIMLKRKAEEGVRVSILLFKEVELALGINSGYSKRTLMLLHPNIKVMRHPDLVTLWAHHEKLLVVDQVVAFLGGLDLAFGRWDDVQYRLTDLGDPSEPVHLQTPTLGSDPAATPDLSHNQFFWLGKDYSNLITKDWVQLDRPFEDFIDRETTPRMPWRDVGVVVHGVAARDLARHFIQRWNFTKTTKARYKTPLYPYLLPKSTSTANNLPFMIPGGQCATVQVLRSVDRWSAGTLENSILNAYLHTIRESQHFLYIENQFFISCSDGRTVLNKVGDEIVDRILKAHEQGQCFRVYLLLPLLPGFEGDISTGGGNSIQAILHFTYRTLCRGEHSILHRLKAAMGTAWRDYMSICGLRTHGELGGHPISELIYIHSKMLIADDRTVIIGSANINDRSLLGKRDSELAILIKDTEMEPSLMDGVEYQAGRFALSLRKHCFSVILGANTWPDLDLRDPVCDDFFQLWQETAENNATIYEQIFRCLPSNATRSLRALREYVAVESLATVSPSLAQSELAHIQGHLVHFPLKFLEDESLLPPLGSKEGMIPLEVWT, encoded by the exons ATGACTGTAACCCAGAAGAACCTCTTTCCCTATGGGGACTATCTGAACTCCAGCCAGTTGCACATGGAGCCAGATGAGGTTGACACTCTGAGGGAAGGAGAGGATCCAG CTGATCGAATGCATCCCTATCTGGCCATCTATGACCTTCAGCCTCTGAAAGCACACCCCTTGGTGTTCGCCCCTGGGGTCCCTGTTATAGCCCAGGTGGTGGGCACCGAAAGATACACCAGCGGATCCAAG GTGGGAACCTGTACTCTATATTCTGTTCGCTTGACGCATGGTGACTTTACCTGGACAACCAAGAAGAAGTTCCGACACTTTCAGGAGCTGCATCGGGACCTCCAGAGACACAAAGTCTTGATGAGTCTGCTCCCTTTGGCTCG CTTTGCTGTGACCCATTCTCCAGCCCGAGAGGCAGCCGCCGAGGATATACCCTCCCTACCCCGAGGAGGTTCTGAGGGCTCTGCCAGACACACAGCCAGCAAACAG AAATACTTGGAAAATTACCTCAACCGCCTCCTGACCATGTCTTTCTATCGCAATTACCACGCCATG ACAGAATTTCTGGAAGTCAGTCAACTTTCCTTTATCCCAGACCTTGGCTCCAAAGGACT GGAAGGGGTGATCCGGAAGCGCTCGGGCGGGCATCGAGTTCCCGGCTTCACCTTCTGTGGCCGAGACCAAGTTTGTTATCGATGGTCCAAGAG GTGGCTGGTGGTGAAGGACTCCTTCCTGCTGTACATGCGCCCGGAGACCGGCGCCATCTCATTTGTTCAGCTTTTTGACCCTGGCTTTGAGGTCCAGGTCGGAAAAAGGAGCACAGAGACGCGGTATGGGGTGAGGATCGACACCTCCCACAG GTTTGTGAATGGGGCAGGTTACTTTGCTGCTGTGGCAGATGCCATCCTGCGAGCTCAAGAGGAGATTTTCATCACAGACTGGTG GTTGAGTCCTGAAATTTACCTGAAGCGTCCAGCCCATTCCGACGACTGGAGACTGGACATTATGCTCAAGAGGAAGGCG GAAGAAGGTGTCCGagtttccatactgctgtttaagGAAGTGGAGCTGGCCTTGGGCATCAACAGTGGCTACAGCAAGAGGACGCTGATGCTGCTGCATCCCAACATAAAG GTGATGCGACACCCAGACCTTGTGACACTGTGGGCTCATCACGAGAAGCTCCTGGTGGTAGACCAAGTGGTGGCATTCTTGGGCGGGCTGGACCTGGCCTTCGGCCGCTGGGATGACGTGCAATACCGACTGACTGACCTGGGTGACCCCTCTGAACCTGTACATTTACAG ACTCCCACACTAGGTTCAGACCCTGCAGCCACTCCAGACCTCTCGCATAACCAATTCTTCTGGCTGGGAAAGGACTACAGCAACCTCATCACCAAGGACTGGGTGCAGCTGGACCGGCCTTTTGAAG ATTTCATCGACAGGGAGACCACACCCAGgatgccatggagggatgttggaGTGGTTGTACACGGAGTAGCTGCCAGGGACCTTGCCCGGCACTTCATCCAGCGCTGGAATTTCACCAAG ACCACCAAGGCCAGGTATAAGACACCTTTGTACCCCTACCTGCTGCCCAAGTCCACCAGCACTGCAAACAATCTCCCCTTCATGATCCCAGGCGGGCAGTGTGCCACTGTGCAG GTCTTGAGGTCTGTGGATCGATGGTCAGCAGGGACATTGGAGAACTCCATCCTCAATGCCTACCTACATACCATTCGAGAGAGCCAGCACTTTCTCTACATTGAG AATCAGTTCTTCATTAGCTGCTCAGATGGGCGAACAGTTCTGAACAAGGTGGGCGATGAGATTGTGGACAGAATCCTGAAGGCTCACGA ACAGGGGCAGTGTTTCCGAGTCTACTTGCTTCTGCCTTTGCTCCCTGGCTTTGAGGGGGACATCTCCACAGGGGGTGGTAACTCCATCCAGGCTATTCTGCACTTCACCTACAG gaCCCTGTGTCGTGGGGAACATTCAATCCTACATCGTCTCAAAGCAGCCA TGGGGACTGCGTGGCGAGATTACATGTCCATCTGTGGGCTTCGCACCCATGGAGAGCTGGGCGGGCACCCAATCTCTGAGCTCATCTATATCCACAGCAAGATGCTCATTGCGGATGACAGAACAGTCATCATTG GTTCTGCGAACATCAATGACAGGAGCTTGCTGGGGAAGCGTGACAGTGAGCTAGCCATCCTGATCAAGGACACAGAAATGGAACCATCCCTCATGGATGGGGTGGAGTACCAGGCAGGCAGATTTGCCTTGAGTTTGCGGAAGCACTGTTTCAG TGTGATTCTTGGGGCAAATACCTGGCCAGACCTGGATCTCCGAGACCCTGTCTGTGATGACTTCTTCCAGCTGTGGCAAGAAACAGCGGAGAACAATGCCACCATCTATGAGCAG ATCTTCCGCTGCCTGCCGTCCAATGCTACCCGTTCCCTGCGGGCTCTCCGGGAGTATGTGGCTGTGGAGTCCTTGGCTACAGTCAGCCCTTCTTTGGCTCAGTCTGAGCTTGCCCACATCCAGGGCCACCTAGTTCACTTCCCCCTCAAGTTTCTGGAGGACGAGTCCTTGTTGCCCCCACTGGGGAGTAAAGAAGGGATGATACCTTTAGAAGTGTGGACATAG
- the Pld2 gene encoding phospholipase D2 isoform 1 (isoform 1 is encoded by transcript variant 1), whose product MTVTQKNLFPYGDYLNSSQLHMEPDEVDTLREGEDPADRMHPYLAIYDLQPLKAHPLVFAPGVPVIAQVVGTERYTSGSKVGTCTLYSVRLTHGDFTWTTKKKFRHFQELHRDLQRHKVLMSLLPLARFAVTHSPAREAAAEDIPSLPRGGSEGSARHTASKQKYLENYLNRLLTMSFYRNYHAMTEFLEVSQLSFIPDLGSKGLEGVIRKRSGGHRVPGFTFCGRDQVCYRWSKRWLVVKDSFLLYMRPETGAISFVQLFDPGFEVQVGKRSTETRYGVRIDTSHRSLILKCSSYRQARWWGQEITELAQGSGRDFLQLHQHDSYAPPRPGTLARWFVNGAGYFAAVADAILRAQEEIFITDWWLSPEIYLKRPAHSDDWRLDIMLKRKAEEGVRVSILLFKEVELALGINSGYSKRTLMLLHPNIKVMRHPDLVTLWAHHEKLLVVDQVVAFLGGLDLAFGRWDDVQYRLTDLGDPSEPVHLQTPTLGSDPAATPDLSHNQFFWLGKDYSNLITKDWVQLDRPFEDFIDRETTPRMPWRDVGVVVHGVAARDLARHFIQRWNFTKTTKARYKTPLYPYLLPKSTSTANNLPFMIPGGQCATVQVLRSVDRWSAGTLENSILNAYLHTIRESQHFLYIENQFFISCSDGRTVLNKVGDEIVDRILKAHEQGQCFRVYLLLPLLPGFEGDISTGGGNSIQAILHFTYSLCLLHPFFSLRTLCRGEHSILHRLKAAMGTAWRDYMSICGLRTHGELGGHPISELIYIHSKMLIADDRTVIIGSANINDRSLLGKRDSELAILIKDTEMEPSLMDGVEYQAGRFALSLRKHCFSVILGANTWPDLDLRDPVCDDFFQLWQETAENNATIYEQIFRCLPSNATRSLRALREYVAVESLATVSPSLAQSELAHIQGHLVHFPLKFLEDESLLPPLGSKEGMIPLEVWT is encoded by the exons ATGACTGTAACCCAGAAGAACCTCTTTCCCTATGGGGACTATCTGAACTCCAGCCAGTTGCACATGGAGCCAGATGAGGTTGACACTCTGAGGGAAGGAGAGGATCCAG CTGATCGAATGCATCCCTATCTGGCCATCTATGACCTTCAGCCTCTGAAAGCACACCCCTTGGTGTTCGCCCCTGGGGTCCCTGTTATAGCCCAGGTGGTGGGCACCGAAAGATACACCAGCGGATCCAAG GTGGGAACCTGTACTCTATATTCTGTTCGCTTGACGCATGGTGACTTTACCTGGACAACCAAGAAGAAGTTCCGACACTTTCAGGAGCTGCATCGGGACCTCCAGAGACACAAAGTCTTGATGAGTCTGCTCCCTTTGGCTCG CTTTGCTGTGACCCATTCTCCAGCCCGAGAGGCAGCCGCCGAGGATATACCCTCCCTACCCCGAGGAGGTTCTGAGGGCTCTGCCAGACACACAGCCAGCAAACAG AAATACTTGGAAAATTACCTCAACCGCCTCCTGACCATGTCTTTCTATCGCAATTACCACGCCATG ACAGAATTTCTGGAAGTCAGTCAACTTTCCTTTATCCCAGACCTTGGCTCCAAAGGACT GGAAGGGGTGATCCGGAAGCGCTCGGGCGGGCATCGAGTTCCCGGCTTCACCTTCTGTGGCCGAGACCAAGTTTGTTATCGATGGTCCAAGAG GTGGCTGGTGGTGAAGGACTCCTTCCTGCTGTACATGCGCCCGGAGACCGGCGCCATCTCATTTGTTCAGCTTTTTGACCCTGGCTTTGAGGTCCAGGTCGGAAAAAGGAGCACAGAGACGCGGTATGGGGTGAGGATCGACACCTCCCACAG GTCCCTGATTCTCAAATGCAGCAGCTACCGGCAGGCACGGTGGTGGGGCCAGGAGATCACGGAGCTGGCACAGGGTTCGGGCAGAGATTTTCTACAGCTACATCAGCATGACAGCTATGCCCCACCCCGGCCCGGCACCCTGGCCCGGTG GTTTGTGAATGGGGCAGGTTACTTTGCTGCTGTGGCAGATGCCATCCTGCGAGCTCAAGAGGAGATTTTCATCACAGACTGGTG GTTGAGTCCTGAAATTTACCTGAAGCGTCCAGCCCATTCCGACGACTGGAGACTGGACATTATGCTCAAGAGGAAGGCG GAAGAAGGTGTCCGagtttccatactgctgtttaagGAAGTGGAGCTGGCCTTGGGCATCAACAGTGGCTACAGCAAGAGGACGCTGATGCTGCTGCATCCCAACATAAAG GTGATGCGACACCCAGACCTTGTGACACTGTGGGCTCATCACGAGAAGCTCCTGGTGGTAGACCAAGTGGTGGCATTCTTGGGCGGGCTGGACCTGGCCTTCGGCCGCTGGGATGACGTGCAATACCGACTGACTGACCTGGGTGACCCCTCTGAACCTGTACATTTACAG ACTCCCACACTAGGTTCAGACCCTGCAGCCACTCCAGACCTCTCGCATAACCAATTCTTCTGGCTGGGAAAGGACTACAGCAACCTCATCACCAAGGACTGGGTGCAGCTGGACCGGCCTTTTGAAG ATTTCATCGACAGGGAGACCACACCCAGgatgccatggagggatgttggaGTGGTTGTACACGGAGTAGCTGCCAGGGACCTTGCCCGGCACTTCATCCAGCGCTGGAATTTCACCAAG ACCACCAAGGCCAGGTATAAGACACCTTTGTACCCCTACCTGCTGCCCAAGTCCACCAGCACTGCAAACAATCTCCCCTTCATGATCCCAGGCGGGCAGTGTGCCACTGTGCAG GTCTTGAGGTCTGTGGATCGATGGTCAGCAGGGACATTGGAGAACTCCATCCTCAATGCCTACCTACATACCATTCGAGAGAGCCAGCACTTTCTCTACATTGAG AATCAGTTCTTCATTAGCTGCTCAGATGGGCGAACAGTTCTGAACAAGGTGGGCGATGAGATTGTGGACAGAATCCTGAAGGCTCACGA ACAGGGGCAGTGTTTCCGAGTCTACTTGCTTCTGCCTTTGCTCCCTGGCTTTGAGGGGGACATCTCCACAGGGGGTGGTAACTCCATCCAGGCTATTCTGCACTTCACCTACAG cctctgcctccttcaccctttcttctctctcaggaCCCTGTGTCGTGGGGAACATTCAATCCTACATCGTCTCAAAGCAGCCA TGGGGACTGCGTGGCGAGATTACATGTCCATCTGTGGGCTTCGCACCCATGGAGAGCTGGGCGGGCACCCAATCTCTGAGCTCATCTATATCCACAGCAAGATGCTCATTGCGGATGACAGAACAGTCATCATTG GTTCTGCGAACATCAATGACAGGAGCTTGCTGGGGAAGCGTGACAGTGAGCTAGCCATCCTGATCAAGGACACAGAAATGGAACCATCCCTCATGGATGGGGTGGAGTACCAGGCAGGCAGATTTGCCTTGAGTTTGCGGAAGCACTGTTTCAG TGTGATTCTTGGGGCAAATACCTGGCCAGACCTGGATCTCCGAGACCCTGTCTGTGATGACTTCTTCCAGCTGTGGCAAGAAACAGCGGAGAACAATGCCACCATCTATGAGCAG ATCTTCCGCTGCCTGCCGTCCAATGCTACCCGTTCCCTGCGGGCTCTCCGGGAGTATGTGGCTGTGGAGTCCTTGGCTACAGTCAGCCCTTCTTTGGCTCAGTCTGAGCTTGCCCACATCCAGGGCCACCTAGTTCACTTCCCCCTCAAGTTTCTGGAGGACGAGTCCTTGTTGCCCCCACTGGGGAGTAAAGAAGGGATGATACCTTTAGAAGTGTGGACATAG